One part of the Ursus arctos isolate Adak ecotype North America unplaced genomic scaffold, UrsArc2.0 scaffold_14, whole genome shotgun sequence genome encodes these proteins:
- the NR2C2AP gene encoding nuclear receptor 2C2-associated protein, whose amino-acid sequence MTHSLVCPETVSRVSSVLNRNTRQFGKKHLFDQDEETCWNSDQGLSQWVILEFPQRIRVSQLQIQFQGGFSSRRGHLEGSQGGETLSKIMDFYPEDNNSLQTFPVPAAEVDQLKVTFEDATDFFGRVVIYHLRVLGERV is encoded by the exons ATGACCCACTCTTTGGTTTGTCCAGAGACAGTGAGCAG GGTGAGCTCAGTGCTGAATCGCAACACCCGGCAGTTTGGAAAGAAACATCTGTTCGACCAGGATGAGGAGACGTGCTGGAACTCGGACCAG GGCCTCTCCCAGTGGGTGATACTAGAGTTTCCCCAGCGCATCCGTGTCTCCCAGCTGCAGATCCAGTTCCAGGGGGGCTTCTCCAGTCGCCGGGGCCACCTGGAAG GTTCCCAGGGGGGTGAGACTCTTAGCAAGATTATGGACTTCTACCCTGAGGACAACAACTCACTTCAGA CCTTCCCTGTGCCAGCTGCCGAGGTGGACCAGCTGAAGGTGACATTCGAAGACGCAACTGACTTTTTTGGCCGAGTAGTCATCTACCACCTGCGGGTGCTGGGGGAGAGGGTGTGA
- the RFXANK gene encoding DNA-binding protein RFXANK has product MEPTQPAEDLSVTQQLPIPEFGDPEDPGDEAPDGSDTVVLSLFPCTLEPGNPEPDAGASSPQGGSSLKHSTTLTNRQRGNEVSALPATLDSLSIHQLAAQGELSQLKEHLRKGDNLINKPDEHGFTPLIWASAFGEIETVRFLLEWGADPHILAKERESALSLASMGGYTDIVGLLLERDVDINIYDWNGGTPLLYAVRGNHVKCVEALLARGADLTTEADSGYTPMDLAVALGYRKVQQVIENHILKLFQSNLVPADPE; this is encoded by the exons ATGGAGCCCACCCAGCCTGCAGAAGACCTCAGTGTGACCCAGCAGCTCCCCATCCCAGAATTTGGGGACCCTGAAGACCCTGGGGATGAGGCCCCCGATGGCTCAGATACTGTGGTGCTCAGTCTTTTCCCTTGCACCCTGGAGCCGGGGAATCCTGAACCGGATGCTGGTGCCTCCTCACCTCAGG gAGGCAGCTCCCTGAAGCACTCCACAACCCTCACCAACCGGCAGCGGGGGAATGAGGTTTCGGCCCTGCCGGCCACCCTGGACT CCCTGTCCATCCACCAGCTCGCGGCCCAGGGGGAGCTGAGCCAGCTGAAGGAACATCTGAGGAAAG GCGACAACCTCATCAACAAGCCGGACGAGCATGGCTTCACCCCCCTCATCTGGGCCTCCGCCTTCGGAGAAATCGAGACTGTCCGCTTCTTGCTCGAGTGG GGTGCTGACCCCCACATCCTGGCCAAGGAACGGGAGAGTGCCCTGTCACTGGCCAGCATGGGCGGCTACACCGACATCGTAGGGCTCCTGCTCGAGCGTGACGTGGACATCAACATCTACGACTGG AATGGAGGGACACCACTGCTGTACGCTGTGCGTGGGAACCACGTGAAGTGCGTAGAAGCCTTGTTGG CCCGAGGAGCCGATCTCACCACTGAGGCTGACTCTGGCTATACCCCAATGGATCTTGCCGTGGCTCTGGGATATCGGAAAG TGCAACAGGTGATCGAGAACCAcatcctcaaactcttccagagCAACCTGGTGCCTGCAGATCCGGAGTGA